From the genome of Schaalia odontolytica:
CCTCGAAGCCGACGTCCCAAAAGCGCGGGTAGACCTCGGGTGCAGAGCGGCCCGTGCACGCGAAGAGCCGGTGTCCGCCCTCCCTGACCTGCGCCAGGGCCTCAAGCGCGGATTCTGGGATTCGCTGGCGAGAATCGCACAGCGTCCCGTCGATGTCGACAAAGACAGCGTGGGGAGATGGGGACTCGTTCTCGACGCGAGCGGGGACCTCAGTGTCAGTCATAGGATCCATCTTATCCCAGGGCGAAACCGGCCTTGCGCGTGCAGAATACGCCCCGCAAACAACAAATCATGCGTGCGGTCGATTGGAAGGGGATCCTGTGGTACACACTGGAACCATCGACGATACCCGCGATGGAGCACGAAAGGCAGTTCACGACGATGGAACACGCAGCACTGACGGACGCCAACGATCTCACCCTCCTGCAAGCCGCGGCGCTTCTCTCGGGATCGAGTGCCTGGGACTCTCGCCCGATCCCCGCGGCGGGCGTTCCCTCCTTCGTGATGAGCGACGGTCCCCACGGCGTTCGCCGCCAGCTCGGGGATGCTGATCACCTGGGCATCGCGGAGTCTGAGAAAGCGACCTGCTTCCCGACGGCCTCAGCCGTCGCGGCTACGTGGAACCCGGAGCTGGCGCGCGACATGGGTGAGGCGCTGGGGCTGGAAGCACGAGGCCTCGGCGTCGACGTCCTGCTCGGTCCCGGCCTCAACATCAAGCGTTCGCCCCTGTGTGGGCGTAACTTCGAGTACTTTTCCGAGGACCCGATTCTTGCCGGACGCATGGCCGCTGGCCTCGTCGACGGAATCCAATCCACGGGTACGGCAGCCTGCCCCAAGCACTTCGCCGTCAACTCTCAGGAACTCCGCCGCATGGCCTCGGATTCCATCGTGGACGAGCGCACGATGCGTGAGATCTACCTAACCGGCTTTGAGATCGTCTGCCGAGTGGCCAAGCCGCGGGCGATCATGAGCTCCTACAACCTTGTCAACGGCACCTACGCGCACGAAAACAAGCACCTGCTGACCGACATCCTGCGCACCGAGTGGGGTTTCGATGGCATGGTCATTTCGGACTGGGGCGGTTCGAACAGCGCTGTTGAGGCCGTGCGCGCTGGTGGCAGCCTCGAGATGCCCGCCCCCGGCCTGGCGGGTGCCCGCCAGATCGTCGCGGCCGTCGAGGCCGGACAGTTGGATGCGGCCGACGTCTACGCGCGTGCCCAGGAAGTCCTCAACGTCGCGAGCGCGAGTGCCGGCTTGCCTGCGCCCAGGCCCTATGACATCGGCCAGCACCACGAGCTGGCTACGCGCATCGCCGCCGAGGCGATCACGCTCCTGCGTAACGAGGAGGATCTCCTGCCCCTGAGCGTCGGCACGAACGTCGCCCTCATCGGCGACCTCGCCGACACGCCGCGCTTCCAGGGGTCGGGTTCCTCCCAGGTCAATCCCACTCGCGTGGAGGCTCCGCGTGAACTGCTTGAAGCCGGGGGAGAGGGCGCACGAGGCCTCGTTCTCGAGGGATATGCGAGCGGGTATGAGCGCCACGGCGGTACGAGTGATGCTCTCATCGCCGAGGCTGTGGCCCTCGCCGAGCGCGCCGACGTGGCGCTTGTGTACGTCGGTCTCGACGAGCTGGCCGAATCCGAAGGCCTGGACCGGCCCCACATGCGCCTGCCCGAGGGCCAGGATCGCCTCATCGAGGCTGTCGTGGCAGCCAATCCGCGCACCGTCGTCGTCCTGACCGGCGGGGCCAGCGTTGAGATGCCGTGGGCCTCGTCCGTGCCCGCGCTCGTCAACGGTTACCTAACCGGGCAGGGAGGCGCCTCCGCGATGCTCGACGTCCTGACCGGCGCCGTCAATCCGTCGGGACGCCTGGCCGAAACGTACGCGCTCTCCTACGAGGACCACCCGACCGCCGCATGGTACCCGGCGACAGGACCGCTCTCGTGCTACCGCGAAGGCCCGTTCGTCGGCTACCGCTACTTCACGACCGCGGGCATCGACGTTGCTTTCCCCTTCGGCTATGGCCTGTCCTACTCGAGCTTCGAATACTCCGACCTTGCTGTGAACGAGGAGGGGGTGACCCTCACGGTCACCAACACCTCTGCGCGCGACGGTGCCGAGGTCGTCCAGCTCTACGTGAGTGCACCCGGTGGTGTGTTCGGTCCCGCGCGCGAGCTCAAGGGTTTCTCAAAGGTCGAGGTTGGTGCCGGAGCATCGGTGAGCGTCACGATTCCCTTCGACCGCTACACGTTCCGGCACTGGGAGACGTCGCGCGCAGCGTGGGAAACCGAGGCAGGAACCTGGACGATCCACGTGGGACGCAACGTCTCCGACACGCGGCTCAGCGCCACCGTCGAGGTCGAAGGAACCAGGCCCTCGCCGATCGACCCGGCCCTCGGCCACTACCTGAACGCCGACGTTGCCGGCATCACCAACGGCGAGTTCGCGGTCCTCCTGGGACGGACGATCCCGACGGCTCACCCCGCGGATGACCTCGTCGCCTCCGACCCACTGTCCGAGATGACGCGCGCCAAGACCTGGCTCGCCCGCGTCGCCGGACGCAAGCTCCACGGCCTCAAAGCGAAGGCTGACGCGAAAGG
Proteins encoded in this window:
- a CDS encoding glycoside hydrolase family 3 C-terminal domain-containing protein, with amino-acid sequence MEHERQFTTMEHAALTDANDLTLLQAAALLSGSSAWDSRPIPAAGVPSFVMSDGPHGVRRQLGDADHLGIAESEKATCFPTASAVAATWNPELARDMGEALGLEARGLGVDVLLGPGLNIKRSPLCGRNFEYFSEDPILAGRMAAGLVDGIQSTGTAACPKHFAVNSQELRRMASDSIVDERTMREIYLTGFEIVCRVAKPRAIMSSYNLVNGTYAHENKHLLTDILRTEWGFDGMVISDWGGSNSAVEAVRAGGSLEMPAPGLAGARQIVAAVEAGQLDAADVYARAQEVLNVASASAGLPAPRPYDIGQHHELATRIAAEAITLLRNEEDLLPLSVGTNVALIGDLADTPRFQGSGSSQVNPTRVEAPRELLEAGGEGARGLVLEGYASGYERHGGTSDALIAEAVALAERADVALVYVGLDELAESEGLDRPHMRLPEGQDRLIEAVVAANPRTVVVLTGGASVEMPWASSVPALVNGYLTGQGGASAMLDVLTGAVNPSGRLAETYALSYEDHPTAAWYPATGPLSCYREGPFVGYRYFTTAGIDVAFPFGYGLSYSSFEYSDLAVNEEGVTLTVTNTSARDGAEVVQLYVSAPGGVFGPARELKGFSKVEVGAGASVSVTIPFDRYTFRHWETSRAAWETEAGTWTIHVGRNVSDTRLSATVEVEGTRPSPIDPALGHYLNADVAGITNGEFAVLLGRTIPTAHPADDLVASDPLSEMTRAKTWLARVAGRKLHGLKAKADAKGTPDLNILFVLNMPFRAIAKMSNGAASPDMVDAILLAVNGHPLRGLTRAALGFIANARANKATQRELDQTR